One stretch of Holophagaceae bacterium DNA includes these proteins:
- a CDS encoding 50S ribosomal protein L11 methyltransferase: MRPTGAPDDSQALAKDTRLRLAEAVRLDVRGPWIRLETGGVALELPRSILPALAFFEDVHSLEEGWRFLASGALGAQGLAEAVGRIMALAEAGILVPEHGLPARRRDSAWGAFGPAAQIRMLEDRPRTTRYLRAIRQTVRPGDVVVDVGTGTGVLALAAAKAGAARVYAIESQPIADAALQLFQGSGFGGRIVLMRGRSTELALPELADVMVSELFGHDPFGERILETTGDAASRFLKPGARLIPARLRIFATPVEVPEPRRQDLFFTPENLERWERWYGLPLAALRGSEAGFQRAYVNPWEARAWPVLAEPMLLHDLPLADAPPSPSCEVDLRFARSGNLGGLLVHFEADLAEGISLSTAAAQVTRRNHWKTPLWLFREPRRVRRGGRLALRSEVRNGTMELGVDESLYRR, from the coding sequence GTGCGACCCACTGGTGCCCCCGATGACAGCCAGGCATTGGCCAAGGACACGCGCCTGCGCCTGGCGGAGGCTGTGCGCCTCGACGTCAGGGGGCCCTGGATCCGCCTGGAAACGGGTGGCGTGGCGCTGGAGCTGCCCCGGTCCATCCTGCCGGCGCTCGCCTTTTTCGAGGACGTCCACAGCCTCGAGGAGGGCTGGCGCTTCCTGGCCTCGGGCGCCCTGGGGGCCCAGGGACTCGCCGAGGCCGTGGGCCGGATCATGGCCCTGGCCGAAGCCGGCATCCTGGTTCCCGAACACGGCCTGCCCGCGCGCCGCAGGGATTCCGCCTGGGGCGCCTTCGGCCCCGCCGCCCAGATCCGCATGCTGGAAGACCGCCCGCGCACCACGCGCTACCTGCGGGCCATCCGCCAGACGGTGCGGCCTGGGGACGTGGTGGTGGATGTGGGCACCGGCACCGGCGTCCTGGCCCTCGCGGCGGCGAAGGCAGGCGCTGCGCGGGTCTACGCCATCGAATCCCAGCCCATCGCCGACGCGGCCCTCCAGCTCTTCCAGGGATCGGGATTCGGCGGCCGGATCGTCCTGATGCGTGGCCGCTCCACGGAGCTGGCCCTGCCGGAGCTGGCCGATGTGATGGTGTCGGAGCTGTTCGGCCACGATCCCTTCGGCGAACGCATCCTGGAAACCACCGGGGACGCGGCCTCGCGGTTCCTGAAGCCCGGCGCGCGGCTGATCCCCGCCCGGCTGCGGATCTTCGCCACCCCCGTGGAAGTGCCCGAGCCTCGCCGCCAGGACCTTTTCTTCACGCCCGAGAATCTGGAGCGGTGGGAACGCTGGTACGGCCTGCCCTTGGCCGCCCTGCGAGGTTCCGAAGCCGGCTTCCAACGCGCCTATGTGAATCCCTGGGAGGCCCGGGCCTGGCCCGTTCTCGCGGAACCGATGCTGCTCCATGACCTTCCCCTCGCCGATGCGCCTCCGTCCCCCTCCTGCGAGGTGGACTTGCGTTTCGCCCGGTCCGGCAACCTTGGCGGCCTGCTGGTGCATTTCGAGGCGGACCTCGCCGAAGGCATTTCCCTGTCCACCGCTGCCGCCCAAGTGACCCGGAGGAACCATTGGAAAACACCGCTGTGGCTGTTCCGGGAACCCCGGAGGGTCCGGCGTGGCGGCCGTCTCGCCCTGCGTTCCGAGGTGCGGAATGGAACCATGGAGCTTGGGGTGGATGAATCCTTGTACCGGCGCTGA
- a CDS encoding ABC transporter ATP-binding protein encodes MPRSPVPSPHAARRALAQFPHLPRALRLVRESAGPLMWVSLGLLLVQGLLPVAPVLLIKALVEALVRGGEPRSVLVLVGLLGISLLLMQALESLAQWVRTLQSERVQDHLSGLIQAQAQVLDLGFLETPEYYDQLHRARVDALTRPVLLLENLGALAQNGITLAAMAALLLRFAPWLPLLLVGSMLPALWVVARNALRQHDWRLRSTPTVRKTNYLDWLLTERTSAMELRLFNLGGHYQAAFQSLRARLRGEQAVLAGREMRAELLAGAVAVCGVVLGLAWMVTRTLAARASLGDLALFAQVFYQGQRLLHTLLSQAGEIYRNMLFLENLFGFLDLRPRITDPPPPAPLFAEAAPSLQFEDVRFRYPESDRWALDGFSLQIPAGGVVAIVGGNGAGKSTLIKLLCRFYDPDQGRVLVDGKNVRDLALEDLRRHITVLFQDPVHYHATAAENIAQSDLSALEEPSRIQAAAREAGADAPIHRLPQGYDTHLGHWFGGVELSGGEWQRVALARAFLTPAPLLVLDEPTSSMDSWAEGDWLDRFRGLAAGRTVLLITHRFTTAMKADRIHVMAEGRIAEAGTHAELLAQDGRYAHSWRRQMEGNL; translated from the coding sequence ATGCCTCGTTCACCTGTCCCATCGCCGCATGCGGCCCGCCGGGCCCTGGCGCAGTTCCCCCACCTGCCCAGGGCGCTGCGGCTGGTGCGGGAATCCGCCGGTCCCCTGATGTGGGTCTCGCTGGGACTGCTGCTCGTGCAGGGATTGCTGCCGGTGGCGCCGGTGCTGCTGATCAAGGCCCTGGTGGAAGCCCTGGTGCGGGGGGGCGAACCTAGATCGGTGCTGGTGCTGGTGGGCCTGCTCGGGATCTCGCTGCTGCTGATGCAGGCGCTGGAAAGCCTGGCCCAATGGGTGCGCACCTTGCAATCCGAGCGGGTCCAGGACCACCTGTCCGGGTTGATCCAGGCCCAGGCCCAGGTGCTGGATCTGGGCTTCCTGGAAACGCCGGAGTACTACGACCAGCTTCACCGGGCCCGGGTGGACGCCCTGACGCGTCCTGTGCTGCTGCTGGAGAACCTGGGCGCGCTGGCGCAGAACGGGATCACCCTGGCGGCCATGGCGGCGCTGCTGTTGCGCTTCGCGCCGTGGCTGCCGCTGCTGCTGGTGGGCTCCATGCTGCCGGCGCTCTGGGTGGTAGCCCGGAACGCCCTGCGCCAGCACGACTGGCGCCTGCGCAGCACGCCAACGGTGCGGAAGACCAACTACCTGGACTGGCTCCTGACCGAACGGACTTCCGCCATGGAGCTGCGGCTCTTCAATCTGGGCGGGCACTACCAGGCGGCCTTCCAGTCCCTTCGCGCGCGCCTCCGGGGCGAACAGGCCGTCCTGGCGGGCCGGGAGATGCGGGCGGAGCTGCTGGCCGGAGCCGTGGCGGTGTGCGGCGTGGTGCTGGGCCTGGCCTGGATGGTCACCCGGACCTTGGCGGCCCGAGCCTCGCTGGGCGATCTGGCGCTGTTCGCCCAGGTGTTCTATCAGGGGCAGCGCCTGCTGCACACCCTGCTGAGCCAGGCCGGGGAAATCTACCGGAACATGCTGTTCCTGGAAAACCTGTTCGGATTCCTGGATCTCAGGCCCCGCATCACGGATCCGCCGCCGCCCGCGCCGTTGTTTGCCGAGGCGGCCCCCTCGCTCCAGTTCGAGGACGTCCGGTTCCGCTATCCGGAGAGCGACCGGTGGGCCCTGGATGGGTTCAGCCTCCAGATCCCAGCGGGCGGAGTGGTGGCCATCGTGGGTGGCAACGGTGCCGGGAAAAGCACCCTCATCAAGCTGCTCTGCCGTTTCTATGACCCCGACCAGGGCCGGGTCCTGGTGGATGGCAAGAATGTCCGGGACCTGGCCCTGGAGGACCTCCGCCGCCATATCACGGTGCTTTTCCAGGACCCGGTCCACTACCACGCGACCGCGGCGGAAAACATCGCCCAGAGCGATCTGAGCGCCCTGGAGGAGCCCTCGCGCATCCAAGCCGCCGCCCGGGAAGCCGGCGCGGACGCGCCCATCCATCGCCTTCCCCAGGGCTACGACACGCATTTGGGGCATTGGTTCGGCGGAGTGGAACTGAGCGGCGGGGAATGGCAGCGGGTGGCCCTGGCGCGGGCCTTCCTGACTCCGGCGCCCCTGCTGGTCCTGGATGAGCCCACCAGCTCCATGGATTCATGGGCAGAGGGCGACTGGCTGGATCGGTTCAGGGGCCTCGCGGCCGGGCGGACGGTGCTCCTCATCACCCATCGCTTCACCACCGCCATGAAGGCCGACCGCATCCATGTGATGGCCGAAGGCCGCATCGCCGAAGCGGGAACCCACGCGGAGCTGCTGGCCCAGGACGGCCGCTACGCGCACTCCTGGCGCAGGCAGATGGAGGGCAATCTCTGA
- a CDS encoding nucleotidyltransferase family protein: MATIHERHPPSGLAAALRPEARLLLLCARLAIGPEERAEILGLLGADLDWDYLRGLASRHALFPLLHRNLDAIAPSSIPRPFFVELWAHHEKLRLRNAAMAAELLETLRLLDAHGIPAIPFKGPALAAAVYGDLALRWFRDLDILIRPQDLQAAKELLKTRGYRPDHELDPTLEAAFLRSKAAHHLVMASSDDALLVELHWKTDADHPLEEAADSAWWARLGETDLGEGRVRCFAPRELLLILCLHGSKHHWSSLAWLVDVAELIRQQPGMDWDWVLSRAGEMRSLRRLALGLCLARQLLDAPLPDDVIQRAQTTPRVEALAARISRMIFDPEAVELGPLQRLRLDLSLCERLGQQLSHLFNLLLNPSLEEWSRWPLPRHLFFLYAPLRLFTLMERNLWGRGRGK; encoded by the coding sequence GTGGCAACGATCCACGAGCGGCATCCACCATCAGGATTGGCGGCGGCCCTGCGGCCCGAGGCCCGGTTGCTGCTGTTGTGCGCCCGGCTGGCCATCGGGCCGGAGGAGCGCGCGGAGATCCTGGGGCTGCTGGGCGCGGACCTGGATTGGGACTACCTCCGCGGCCTCGCTTCGCGCCATGCCCTCTTTCCGCTGCTGCACCGGAACCTGGATGCCATCGCGCCTTCGTCCATTCCGCGGCCCTTCTTCGTGGAACTCTGGGCCCATCACGAAAAGCTGCGCCTGCGGAACGCCGCCATGGCCGCGGAGCTGCTGGAAACCCTGCGCCTTCTTGATGCGCATGGCATTCCGGCGATCCCCTTCAAAGGGCCGGCGCTGGCCGCGGCGGTCTATGGAGACCTGGCCCTGCGGTGGTTCCGCGACCTGGACATCCTGATCCGGCCCCAGGATCTTCAGGCCGCCAAGGAACTGCTGAAGACGCGCGGCTACCGGCCCGATCACGAACTCGATCCAACCCTGGAAGCGGCTTTCCTGCGCTCGAAGGCCGCCCATCACCTGGTGATGGCCTCCAGCGATGACGCCTTGCTGGTGGAACTGCACTGGAAGACGGACGCGGATCATCCGCTCGAGGAGGCCGCCGACAGCGCCTGGTGGGCCCGGCTTGGCGAAACGGATCTAGGGGAGGGCAGGGTGCGCTGCTTCGCGCCCCGGGAACTGCTGCTGATCCTCTGCCTGCATGGCAGCAAGCACCACTGGAGCAGCCTGGCCTGGCTCGTGGATGTGGCCGAGCTGATCCGCCAGCAACCGGGGATGGATTGGGACTGGGTGCTGTCCAGGGCCGGGGAAATGCGGAGCCTGCGGCGCCTGGCCTTGGGTTTGTGCCTGGCGCGCCAGCTCCTGGATGCGCCCCTCCCGGATGACGTGATCCAAAGGGCGCAGACGACTCCGAGGGTCGAGGCGCTCGCGGCGCGGATCAGCCGCATGATCTTCGACCCGGAGGCTGTGGAACTCGGCCCCCTCCAGCGCCTGCGCCTCGACCTGTCGCTGTGCGAACGCCTTGGCCAACAGCTGTCGCACCTATTCAACCTCCTCCTGAACCCCAGCCTGGAGGAGTGGAGCCGCTGGCCCCTTCCCCGACACCTTTTCTTCCTCTACGCCCCGTTGCGGTTATTCACGTTGATGGAAAGGAATCTCTGGGGAAGGGGGCGCGGAAAGTGA
- a CDS encoding VanZ family protein encodes MRRYWIWVLPLSVAGAIVWLSSRSSYPFDVALPGFLDKVAHLAAFGVQAAFIDIAWRRTHPALPLVRRRILIFIIVAVFSASDELHQRFVPGRSCDVYDWLADALGAGLGLILSGWPRSVERG; translated from the coding sequence ATGCGCCGTTATTGGATCTGGGTCCTCCCGCTTTCCGTGGCCGGGGCCATCGTGTGGCTCAGCAGCCGGTCCAGCTATCCCTTCGATGTGGCGCTGCCGGGCTTCCTGGACAAGGTGGCGCACCTGGCGGCCTTCGGCGTCCAGGCTGCCTTCATCGACATCGCCTGGCGGCGCACGCACCCTGCGCTGCCGTTGGTCCGGCGGCGGATCCTGATCTTCATCATCGTGGCGGTCTTCAGCGCCAGCGACGAACTTCATCAGCGCTTCGTGCCCGGACGTTCCTGCGATGTCTACGATTGGCTGGCCGATGCGCTCGGCGCGGGACTGGGCCTGATCCTGTCGGGCTGGCCGCGATCAGTCGAGCGTGGGTAG
- a CDS encoding polysaccharide biosynthesis/export family protein yields MNPHESKPRASRFPALLGALSAVLLLAACRAPGMKMSTSGLDKNSTVRMNGQLVTLRPLNAQTVVAYGTPSPVVSGIDLLASKVEPYKVGPQDILLVTVWDHPEITLPLGQYRTDAATGMLVDEEGYFYFPYVGRIKVSGLTVTQVRDVLTEKLNRVLQRPQVDVKVVGFRSQKVYVGGEVRNPATYNVTDIPFTLSEAINRAGGFLPSADQSRLVLSRGERTWNLNFQDLLSRGNRIDQILLKDGDSLLVHNRDESSVYIMGEVRNPSSVPTHNGRLTLAQALSEAGGINQASADPRSVYVLRRGKAENTVDVFHLDAYSPVAMVMADRFALQPKDVIYVDAGTLVRWNKVLTLLLPSTSLIGVAADVKTFK; encoded by the coding sequence ATGAATCCGCATGAGTCCAAGCCCCGCGCCTCCCGATTCCCGGCCCTCCTGGGCGCCCTGTCGGCGGTCCTCCTGCTGGCCGCCTGCCGCGCGCCCGGCATGAAGATGAGCACCTCGGGCCTGGACAAGAATTCCACCGTGCGAATGAACGGGCAGCTCGTCACCCTGAGGCCCCTCAACGCCCAGACGGTGGTGGCCTACGGCACCCCGTCCCCGGTGGTCTCCGGCATCGATCTGCTGGCGTCCAAGGTCGAGCCCTACAAGGTGGGGCCCCAGGACATCCTGCTCGTCACGGTATGGGACCACCCGGAAATCACGCTGCCCCTGGGCCAGTACCGCACTGATGCGGCCACGGGCATGCTGGTGGACGAGGAAGGTTATTTCTACTTCCCCTACGTCGGCCGCATCAAGGTCAGCGGCCTCACGGTCACCCAGGTGCGGGATGTCCTGACGGAGAAGCTCAACCGGGTGCTCCAGCGGCCCCAGGTGGATGTCAAGGTCGTGGGCTTCCGCTCCCAGAAAGTCTATGTGGGCGGAGAAGTCCGCAATCCCGCCACCTATAACGTCACGGATATCCCCTTTACCCTTTCCGAAGCCATCAATCGCGCCGGCGGGTTCCTGCCATCCGCGGACCAGAGCCGGCTGGTGCTTTCCCGCGGCGAACGCACCTGGAACCTGAACTTCCAGGATCTCCTGTCCAGGGGCAACCGCATCGACCAGATCCTGCTCAAGGACGGCGACTCCCTGCTGGTGCACAACCGGGATGAATCCTCGGTCTATATCATGGGCGAGGTCCGCAATCCGAGTTCCGTTCCCACCCACAATGGCCGCCTGACCCTGGCCCAGGCCCTGTCCGAAGCCGGCGGCATCAACCAGGCCAGCGCCGACCCCCGGTCCGTCTACGTCCTGCGCCGCGGCAAGGCGGAAAACACCGTGGATGTCTTCCATCTGGATGCCTACAGCCCCGTGGCCATGGTCATGGCGGACCGCTTCGCGCTGCAGCCCAAGGACGTGATCTACGTGGACGCCGGCACCCTGGTGCGGTGGAACAAAGTCCTGACCTTGCTCCTGCCCTCGACCTCGCTCATCGGGGTCGCGGCCGACGTCAAGACCTTCAAGTAG
- a CDS encoding low molecular weight phosphotyrosine protein phosphatase — MLPDIRHILVICEGNHCRSPMAEAMLRQALGPGIRVSSAGLDALVGQPAHREAKALMARDGIHLSEITAHLGRQLTADLALGADLILVMDQAQKVACERLAPSARGRVFLLGHWLSPGHQEIPDPIRGGAEAHRLAHDRIQRAIQPWLSRLAPKNTK, encoded by the coding sequence ATGCTGCCTGACATCCGCCACATCCTGGTCATTTGCGAAGGCAACCACTGCCGCAGCCCCATGGCCGAAGCCATGCTGCGCCAGGCCCTGGGGCCCGGCATCCGGGTCAGCTCCGCTGGATTGGATGCCCTCGTCGGGCAGCCCGCCCACCGGGAGGCCAAGGCCCTCATGGCCAGGGACGGCATCCATCTCTCCGAGATCACCGCCCACCTCGGGCGCCAGTTGACCGCGGACCTGGCCCTCGGCGCCGACCTGATCCTGGTCATGGACCAGGCGCAAAAAGTGGCCTGCGAACGCCTGGCGCCCAGCGCAAGGGGCCGCGTCTTCCTGCTGGGCCACTGGCTCTCCCCGGGCCACCAGGAAATCCCCGACCCCATCCGCGGAGGCGCCGAAGCCCACCGCCTGGCCCACGACCGCATCCAGCGCGCCATCCAGCCCTGGCTCAGCCGACTCGCCCCAAAGAACACAAAATAA
- a CDS encoding GxxExxY protein — translation MFLWFILPFSEADVDIKPLCDLVRQTAYDIHTYLGCGHLEKVYENALLHRLQKLGLRAEQQHPIRVFDEDGTPIGDYYADLLIEEVLLLELKAVKNLAPEHDAQILGYLKAARFEHGMLINFGSQKFEVRKFIRTSNSPQSIERPQNN, via the coding sequence ATGTTTTTGTGGTTTATTCTTCCTTTCTCTGAGGCCGATGTGGATATCAAGCCATTGTGCGACCTGGTGCGGCAGACGGCTTATGACATCCACACCTACCTGGGTTGCGGCCATCTGGAGAAGGTGTATGAGAATGCCCTGCTCCATCGGTTGCAGAAACTCGGATTGCGGGCTGAGCAACAGCACCCTATCCGGGTGTTCGATGAAGACGGCACTCCGATCGGGGATTATTACGCCGATTTGCTGATCGAAGAGGTTCTGTTGCTCGAGTTGAAAGCCGTGAAGAACCTAGCCCCAGAACACGACGCGCAGATCCTGGGCTACCTCAAGGCCGCGAGGTTCGAACACGGAATGCTGATCAATTTCGGTTCGCAGAAATTCGAAGTCCGCAAATTCATCCGAACCAGCAATTCACCTCAAAGTATCGAAAGGCCACAAAATAATTAA
- a CDS encoding DUF433 domain-containing protein produces MNWHDHISVDPNVCHGQACIRGTRIPVAVVLDNLAAGLDVAEITASYPSLKAEDIRAALAYSAEIARERIYPFPETA; encoded by the coding sequence ATGAATTGGCATGATCACATTTCCGTAGATCCCAACGTTTGCCACGGACAGGCTTGCATCCGCGGTACCCGCATCCCGGTGGCCGTTGTGCTGGATAATCTGGCCGCAGGGCTGGATGTGGCGGAAATCACGGCCAGCTACCCCAGTCTCAAGGCCGAGGACATTCGTGCGGCTTTGGCATATTCAGCGGAAATCGCGCGAGAGCGCATCTATCCGTTCCCAGAAACAGCATGA
- a CDS encoding DUF5615 family PIN-like protein encodes MKFKVDENLPVEVAQMLLAAGHDVMTVLDQALGGAPDPDLAKVCCVEERALLTLDLDFSNIQAYPPRDYPGIIVLRLTQQDKAHVLHTIAAAIPLLLQEPLSGRLWIIDEHRIRIRE; translated from the coding sequence ATGAAATTCAAGGTCGACGAAAACTTGCCTGTGGAAGTGGCTCAAATGCTGCTGGCTGCTGGGCATGACGTGATGACCGTCCTTGACCAAGCCTTGGGTGGCGCACCGGACCCCGATCTGGCGAAAGTCTGCTGCGTGGAGGAGAGGGCCCTGCTTACCTTGGACCTCGATTTTTCAAATATCCAGGCATACCCACCTCGGGACTATCCAGGAATCATCGTCCTTCGCTTGACACAGCAAGATAAAGCCCATGTACTTCATACAATTGCGGCGGCAATCCCCTTGTTGTTGCAAGAACCGCTGAGTGGGCGGCTCTGGATCATCGACGAACACCGAATCCGCATACGAGAATAA
- a CDS encoding polysaccharide biosynthesis tyrosine autokinase, translated as MTLLPDITPGDIYPQGPSRPDTPEHESEISLGDMLANLWEGRYIILATTALALVMGLYYGWRKSPVYRVEAMLQIEDKQNSASSPVMQALNSLLDQAARASAEIEIIKSNLVLGRTVESLSLDIQAAPVYGRIIGDALVRGRKDAPELAVERFEIPNYMRGVGFEIIALDKGAFRWEGPGHKVLATGKVGEDTKAAYDGQPLVLQVRRLTGAPGQRFNLTRLPVLAAIGGLRGGLKVEEKGRQTNILGLSFEHRNSGRGAEILNEIVSQYVRQNIERKAEEASQTLAFMQEQLPMQRAKLDAAENRLNQFRIQSGSVDLPQEAQLVLTQSVNLEGQILALKQKKDELLRTYKEGADVVSTLNQQIAKLQKEMGNVNVKIKGLPKTQQEIVSLTRDVQVNTELYTAMLNNSQQLQVARAGEIGNARIVDRALPSLGPIKPDKAKAMGLAWILGLSAGIGLTLLRRALHRAVEDPRLIESRLGLPVVVTIPHSELQAEEFRRMKAHAAGDHILALHHPEDLAVESLRSLRTALSFTMSDARNRVVMISGPAPAIGKSFVSSNFSALLAQTGAASRVLLVDGDMRRGNLHQYFGITHRAGGLSEILAGQKPWLQAVRATGMPGLEIITSGTLPPNPSELLMSTRFADFILEVSQVYDIVIIDAPPVLAVTDAVIIGRQAGTTLLIAKAKAHTLDEIQASIKRFETAGIKPKGCIFNDVPVLNVGYRYYRYAYHYGYKK; from the coding sequence ATGACCCTCCTTCCCGACATCACCCCCGGCGACATCTACCCCCAGGGTCCCAGCCGTCCCGACACCCCCGAGCATGAAAGCGAGATCTCCCTGGGGGACATGCTCGCCAATCTGTGGGAAGGCCGCTACATCATCCTGGCCACCACGGCGCTGGCGCTGGTGATGGGCCTCTACTACGGCTGGCGCAAGAGCCCCGTCTACCGGGTGGAGGCCATGCTGCAGATCGAGGACAAGCAGAACAGCGCCAGCAGCCCGGTGATGCAGGCCCTGAACAGCCTGCTGGACCAGGCCGCCAGGGCCTCGGCCGAAATCGAGATCATCAAGAGCAACCTGGTGCTGGGGCGCACCGTGGAATCCCTGTCCCTGGATATCCAGGCCGCGCCGGTCTACGGCCGGATCATCGGCGATGCCCTGGTGCGGGGGCGCAAGGATGCCCCCGAGCTGGCCGTCGAACGCTTCGAGATCCCCAACTACATGCGGGGCGTAGGGTTCGAGATCATCGCCTTGGACAAGGGCGCCTTCCGTTGGGAAGGGCCCGGCCACAAGGTCCTGGCCACCGGCAAGGTGGGCGAGGACACCAAGGCCGCCTATGACGGCCAGCCCCTGGTGCTCCAGGTGCGCCGTCTCACCGGAGCCCCGGGCCAGCGCTTCAACCTGACCCGCCTGCCCGTGCTGGCGGCCATCGGCGGCCTCCGCGGGGGGCTGAAAGTCGAGGAAAAGGGCCGCCAGACCAACATCCTGGGCCTCAGTTTCGAGCACCGGAATTCCGGACGGGGCGCCGAGATCCTGAACGAGATCGTGAGCCAGTACGTGCGCCAGAACATCGAGCGCAAGGCCGAGGAAGCCTCCCAGACCCTGGCCTTCATGCAGGAGCAGCTCCCCATGCAGCGGGCCAAGCTCGATGCGGCGGAGAACCGCCTGAACCAGTTCCGCATCCAATCGGGCTCCGTGGATCTGCCCCAGGAAGCCCAATTGGTCCTCACCCAAAGCGTGAACCTGGAAGGCCAGATCCTGGCCCTCAAGCAGAAAAAAGATGAACTGCTGCGCACCTACAAGGAAGGCGCCGACGTGGTGTCCACCCTGAACCAGCAGATCGCCAAGCTGCAGAAGGAGATGGGCAACGTCAACGTCAAGATCAAGGGCCTGCCCAAGACCCAGCAGGAGATCGTGAGCCTGACCCGGGATGTGCAGGTGAATACGGAGCTGTACACCGCCATGCTCAACAATTCCCAGCAACTCCAGGTGGCCCGGGCCGGCGAGATCGGCAACGCCCGCATCGTGGACCGCGCCCTGCCCAGCCTGGGCCCCATCAAGCCCGACAAGGCCAAGGCCATGGGCCTGGCCTGGATTTTAGGCCTGTCCGCGGGCATCGGCCTGACCCTGCTGCGCCGGGCCCTGCACCGGGCGGTGGAGGATCCCCGCCTCATCGAAAGCCGCCTGGGCCTGCCCGTGGTGGTGACCATCCCCCACAGCGAATTGCAGGCGGAAGAATTCCGCCGCATGAAGGCCCACGCTGCCGGCGACCACATCCTGGCCCTGCATCACCCCGAGGACCTGGCGGTGGAGAGCCTGCGCAGCCTGCGCACCGCTTTGAGCTTCACCATGAGTGATGCCCGCAACCGCGTGGTCATGATTTCAGGGCCCGCGCCTGCCATCGGCAAATCCTTCGTGAGCAGCAATTTCTCGGCCCTGCTGGCCCAGACCGGGGCCGCCAGCCGGGTGCTGCTGGTGGATGGCGACATGCGCCGGGGCAACCTGCACCAGTACTTCGGCATCACCCACCGCGCCGGCGGCCTGTCGGAAATCCTGGCGGGCCAGAAGCCCTGGCTGCAGGCGGTGCGCGCCACCGGCATGCCGGGCCTGGAGATCATCACCAGCGGCACGCTCCCCCCCAACCCCTCGGAACTGCTGATGTCCACCCGCTTCGCGGATTTCATCCTGGAAGTCTCCCAGGTCTACGACATCGTGATCATCGACGCGCCGCCGGTGCTGGCGGTCACCGATGCCGTGATCATCGGCCGCCAGGCCGGCACCACCCTGCTCATCGCCAAAGCCAAAGCCCACACCCTGGACGAGATCCAGGCTTCCATCAAGCGCTTCGAGACCGCCGGCATCAAGCCCAAGGGCTGCATCTTCAACGATGTGCCGGTGTTGAATGTGGGATACCGGTATTACCGGTACGCGTACCATTACGGTTATAAAAAATGA
- a CDS encoding glycosyltransferase family 2 protein encodes MPRVSILTGLYQCEATLAEALASIQAQTFTDWEMILCDDGSTDRTPDIAQPFIEADPRFKLIRNSRNRGLAAALNLALRQAQGEYVARMDGDDRSRPDRLASQVAYLDANPGCAVVSGAMACFDETGIWGHIRPQSEEPRPQDLAWGSPFAHAPSMMRRQILEQLGGYRTDVGRVEDYDLWVRLYAAGYRGHNLDQILYDVREDRQTTRRRDYRRRMDEARIAWRACRDLRLALRSRAGALRPLLVGLLPGLLYNALRRRKYA; translated from the coding sequence ATGCCTAGGGTCTCCATCCTCACGGGCCTTTACCAATGCGAGGCGACCCTTGCCGAGGCCCTGGCGTCCATCCAGGCACAGACCTTCACCGACTGGGAAATGATCCTTTGCGATGATGGCTCCACCGACCGGACACCGGACATCGCCCAGCCTTTCATTGAGGCGGACCCCAGGTTCAAACTGATCCGCAACTCGCGCAACCGGGGTCTGGCCGCCGCCCTCAACCTGGCGCTCCGGCAGGCCCAAGGGGAGTACGTGGCCCGCATGGATGGGGATGACCGCTCACGGCCCGACCGCCTCGCCAGCCAGGTGGCCTATCTGGATGCGAATCCAGGATGTGCGGTGGTGAGCGGCGCCATGGCCTGCTTCGACGAGACGGGCATCTGGGGCCATATCCGGCCCCAATCCGAGGAGCCCCGGCCCCAGGATCTGGCCTGGGGTTCCCCCTTCGCTCACGCGCCGAGCATGATGCGCCGCCAGATCCTGGAACAGTTGGGCGGCTACCGCACTGACGTGGGGCGCGTGGAGGACTATGACCTCTGGGTGAGGCTCTACGCCGCGGGATACCGCGGCCACAACCTGGACCAGATCCTGTATGACGTGCGGGAAGACCGCCAAACCACGCGACGGCGCGATTATCGGCGCCGCATGGACGAGGCGCGGATCGCCTGGCGGGCGTGTCGGGACTTGCGCCTGGCCTTGCGCTCCAGGGCCGGGGCCCTGCGTCCGCTCCTGGTGGGCCTCCTGCCAGGTTTGCTGTATAACGCGCTGCGGAGGCGCAAATATGCTTGA